The Xiphias gladius isolate SHS-SW01 ecotype Sanya breed wild chromosome 17, ASM1685928v1, whole genome shotgun sequence genome includes the window CTCCAGGCTTCAGTGGTAAAGAAGGAAACCCTCTTTATTTTGGTGTCTTCCTACAAAGTGTGTGCAAACACTTTATGTAGtatttgtttgacttcattCCTACAGTGCTTCAGTCTTCAGTCGTAAGTTGATTAGATGTTCTCAAGGAAATCATGTATTTGATTTAGGcttgaaaaaagttttgtttttgccttaataaaaaagaatgaattgTGCAATTtacttagttatttatttttatttctcacaaTGACCTTCAGGATCCTGCAGTCTTAGTTTTGCTAACTGTTTATGCGATGAACGCTAAATATGGCAAGATGTGCTATAATACCCATGCAGGAGTTGTTTTCTGTGCCATGTCTGAACAAGCCCGTCTTACAATGACCGTCCACCTTCTTTTAATCAAGATGCTCTCGCACAAATTTGAAGATGTAATTTGCCGATTTGCGTGCAGCGCAGTATGTGGTTGTGTTGATAATGGGTATTAAACAATATCAGGAGCTTTTCCAAAAGTATGTGGCTTGAATTAAATAATTGTTAACTGTCAGATATTCAGCTgttaaatgcacaaaataaacaagagtCGGTTGAATTGACAGCACCTGTTCTTGCTTAGTTGTTTTGTAGTCCAACTGTAGAAAGTAAACATAACAACCACGCCAACCTCCCCTCCTCCCGTGCCCTTTTGTGTGTTCATCCTGtgcttacagacacacacagatgtaggCTAGCCAGCACCTAGCTCCTACCCAACCAGTATAATTGTAAAGAGGATTTGAGTTCTCTGTACTGGTCTAATCTTTGTCGTGAACCAGATTTGAGCAGAGGTAAGTGGCTCCTCTCCTTAGCTAGAGCTACACATCAAAGCAGCAGTGAGGAATGTGTCCTGACAGGTTTGGAATAGAGAGGGTACAAAAGGTGAGTGATGAGTGCCGGTGTGTTTTGGACCACAACAAAGTGAAAGGTAAAAAGCTGACATTGAAGAAGGAAAAGTCCTTGACCTTTGCAAAGGATGAAAGGCGTTTGCAGCAAATAATCCTATTGTGCATGTTGGGTCTTCCATTTTCAGAAACTGCTTTTAAGAAAAAGGCAGCggcattttggggaaaaaaatgtggaaaaagccAACTGTTTATGTCACTGGCTTTTCTACACTTTGTATCTCTTGTCTCCTGCTTGCCTGAGTCTTATGTAAGTctcactttgacttttttttttttttccccctctgtcaTGGTCCACTAAGTGGAAGTTTACTGTGTTCTGCATTAAAGGCCATGTGTGTGCgcagctgcagctgtggccTCCCAGATGTAGACCAGCAGAGCAGTAACATTTTTATGGTGAAGAGTTCACGCACTTGTAACTCAGCTAGACAGAATGAAGAGCACAAAATTATCTGTTGAAAATTACAGGCACACAATATTGGATTTCTGAGGCAAAACTATTACAGTTTTTCAATCAAGGATCCCTCAAATGTGATTATCAGATAGGCCTTCTTAAACAAATTGTGCCAAGATCTATCCAGCCCCAGAAACTAAGCAAGGATCTGAACTCAGGAAATCAAAAATCCATTGAGCTCATTCATGGTTGCGTTTCGACTGCATCTTAAGAACCACAAAGCTAAGGCAAACCAGACAGGTAAAACTTTAACAACTGTTGGCTTAGTTTATCATTTTTGCATGTGAAAAGATAGCAGAGGAAATTTGGAAGACATGGCAatcagtgttttgttattttctgttgcagaaATGCAATGTTTGACTTGATGTTTGTAAGGATAGTTCCTGGCTGGCAGGAAAGTACTGCCCCAGGACCGGAGACTATTTGTGGGACAGGAGTCAAAACTTGTAATGATATTCCTCTAGTCAAGATGGACGTAACGTTCTTGAATTCTTGAAAAGATTCCTGAGAAAGTACCTTTGGATGAAAAGAGCTATATAAAAACGTTTTGTCAAAGAGATGtgcagtacagtatgtacagcacATTGTGTGgatagtttgtcattttaaatgtgatacaatatttacagtacaatacaactttcttgtttttatagAGTTTTATTCTGCCAACACATTGCAGAGTGTTGGAGTCAGTGTCTATGTAAACACTGAGTTTTTGAACAAACTGTGTAATGATTCGGCTGTTTCCAATTTACCTCAAGCACTTTCTGTGTATtcgtctttgttttttttagcattacCTGCCAACATGCATGCCAGCATCAGTATGTGTGATAAGCCATTATATCAGCcttttgaagtacttgtattgaatagttttttttttaaggagcgTGTGTACTATTCCACTGGAGGTTTAATAtaatcataaatcataaatttattcatttatgcaCGTACTACAAAGTGAAACTACAGTTCACCAGATTCACACATGTGAGCCAGGCTATTCTAGTCAGAGGTAGCAGAGTGCACATTATGACCAAGCTAGTTACATTTCCTGCCAACAGATAACGGCTCGTGTTTCCTCACCGTCTGTGTGAATCTGTCCAACAAAACAGAGGTCTGAGGCTGCATGTGAAACTGGATATTCTGCACAGACTTCTGTCACAGGCTGATTGCAAACAGGTCGCCTGGAACCCGTGGCCTCAAAGTGATTGATTAACCTCTGTGTTGGAACTACGGGTAGATCCTTATCTGTGTTCACACATGGGTGTGGACTGATCTGGCCATAGTTTGAACAAGCTaaactgtgattggctgattcgatctctctctctaaaaatgtttgtcttttgtttgatgAAAATCCGCATTTCAGTTATGCTCATTTTGCACATTTGACTgattttgagtgtttgtgtgtaggaacgatacttttttcccctccattttcagtgtttttgatggCAAGCAATTAACCCAAGTGTTGAATCTGTGCCCATAATGACTGTTTTCTCTCCCCACTCTTCTATCCTATCTGCTTTCCCTCTGTTCAtatttctcttatttattttcttcttaatgAGTTTCatatctcttctttctctgtgactgtctttttttgttttttcttcatcacaCTTTCCTCTGCCCCCCCTTTTCTTCTCCcattctctgcttctctcttcaGTCCAGCAAGGAAGATAAACTGTCCAGCCGTATTCAGAGCATGCTGGGCAATTACGACGAGATGAAAGAGCCGATTGGTGACACACTTCCAAAGCTTGGCGGTAAACCTTCTAATAGCTCGTCTTCCTCTGAGGAGAAATCAGGCCCACCTTTGTTTGGCGGGGAACAGCGTGGCGTCAGTAGCGGTGGCAGCAGCCAGAGCAGTAAGTGGACGCCTGTTGGTCCAGCAGCAGGTGGATCTTCATCCCAGTCCCAGAAACGCTCAGGACTCCAGGGTGGGCACGGCAGCCAGAGGGGCAACGGAGGCGGTagcggcagcagcagtagcCAAAGACACGGAGGAGAGGTGCGGGAAAAGAAATCAAGTAAACACAGCGGAGGTTCAGAGCACTCAAAGTCACACACATCGAGTCCGGCCAAGGGCTCTCTGAGTTcctccagcagcaacagccacTCACGGAGCTCCTTGTCTGCCGAGCAGCATCATAGCAAAGAGCGCTACCGCTCAAAGTCCCCGCGAGACAGAGAGGCCAACTGGGACTCGCCCTCACGGGTTCACACCTCCTTCACCAGTGGACAGCACTCGAGTCAGGCGTTTCCCCCATCTCTCATGTCCAAGCCTGGCTCCATGCTGCAGAAGCCCACGGCCTATGTGCGGCCTATGGACGGCCAGGAAACGGCAGAACCCAAGAGCTCACAAGCAGAAAGCTACAGCGGACAGTCGCACAGCAGCACCATGGGAGAGATGAAGTCCAACGGCAAGGCCTCACTTTCCAAGCTCAAGATCCCCTCACAGCCTGTGGAGGTAAGGCTTTCATATACAGACCCTCaatttcattctgtttttaatttattctcaGCCCTGCAGCTTATGTTCACTACTCACATAAAAGCcgtactgtgtgtttatgtggcaCTTTAGATATAAATCTAGTGGTGGAAGTTGCATGAAGATGTGAAATGGCTGAGCACTGAGCATATATTCATAATGATGTAATAACTGTATTAAATTACCACACAGCATCTTACACATGGTCTGACTGAACTCGTAGGTCTCATAAAATGCCTATAAGATGACTCATGGTACTCAAAATGGAAGCCACCTCTCACCTGCTGCACTGACATCATGTTGTTTATGAACACATGTGCTGAGCATGATGTTTCTGTCTTTAGGGCTCCGGTGACGCCAACTGTGTCGATGAAATTCTGAAGGTAAGTAcataattgtattttgtttaaaaagtgcCTCTGTCAGGCGAACAGTCCATCATGAGTATTCAGAGAAAAGCCTACTGCCTCGAGTCAGTGAAAAAGCATTTTGCATTACTCACACTTTACAACTCATTTGCACcattccctgtttttttttttttttttttcctcttccctttctttctttctttcaggaAATGACTCAATCGTGGCCCCCTCCGCTGACAGCCATCCACACCCCCTGCAAAACAGAGCCCTCCAAGTTTCCATTCCCTACCAAGGTCAGCATTGCACCAGTGGCTGTTTTGACTGTTTGGATTGAAATGATTATGTGTCATGATTAATTAATAAGGCTTAATTATTTGTTCATTACTTTTGTATGGTGCAGACTGACCTTAGATAACACATGTAGCCAATCCACAGTAACCTTGTTTGGTGGCTGTCTTAGCTTATTCTTGATAAATATTCATTCTGATAGAAGGATCTAGTACTTTTCAGCCAGTTTTGGTGCTTCTCTCATTAATGTCTTGAATGTTAACATATATGGTCACAAACTCAGGGAGGAAAAATCCTTCCAATGAATCCACTTACTCATTCACTGTTATCTGTTAACTTCAGGACTCTCACCCTTTTCCAAGCGGACACAGTGAGTACTGCACACATTTCAGATCCAAACCTTGACACAAaatatttccagaaaatgtatatatttatatattttatatttccaatacatatttttatgtatacatATCGGTCATAggtcttttttgtgtgtttttagagcGAGGCAGTTCTTCAAAGAGCTCCAGCAGCCACCAGTCCAAAGCTTGCGATGACCAGCCCACGTTAGTACTTCATCCTTTTCCTCTTTACCTCCTTTCTCGTCCtttgtttgtagtttttcaaGTATTGATTCAGACATCAGAGAGCAGGATACCGAAACAAATATTTATGATCAATTAAGAAACCTAAAGTAACCAGCCATGCAAAGCTAGACGCATCTAGCTGCCCCAACCTGTAGCAATTACACCGCTGtaataaaacccaaagatttaaTTATGTTTCATTCCCATATCTCAGTATGCTGGAAGATGACCTGAAGCTGAGCAGCAGCGAAGATAGTGATGTAGAACAGGACTCTGCCAAAAATGCCTCAAGGAACACGTCAGCAAGGTAAAGGTTTTGTTGTGACTGTGTTTGAGAGGTGTTGACTCAAGTTAAAGTTTTGAGGCTGCTGCAGCTTTCGTTCTATTGAGAGGCGTTTGTTATATTATGTTCCTTATCTTGAAAGAGATGTTGCAGAAGTTGGGTTAACATACATTCCtcttgttagttttttttgtttgatcagAAATACAGTTTATACTTTCACCATATGTGTGGAAAGTCCCGAAGTGTGAAAAATTGTGTTAATAATTTGCACATGTTGACAGTTGTAAAAACTGGGTCCTTGTCACTGCAGTGGATTTCGACAGGGTGTCTGTAGAGTGGTGTGGGATCTCTTCAATGTTTCCtctgttaataaatgtgctgTTTCTTACTGAGTTAACTAAATGTGACTGAAAGGGCACTGTTCCCCTTTTGCGCACAATATAATATCTGACTCCCTCTTCTTTAACAACAGCAATAACAGTGAAGGAGCGGAGCAATCAAGGGATGACTCTAGCAGCCACAGCGGCTCAGAGAGCAGCTCGGGCTCAGACAGCGAGAGTGAAAGCAGCACGACAGACAGCGAAGCTAACGAGCACCCGCGGCCTGCCTCTCCTGAAGTAATGATTTAACTGTAACTTTGTACAAAGCTGTATTGCTACGAAATGATAATTTGGCTCTGTATCaaccatttttttcagtggcaCTAACTGTTGCCAACTCTGTCCACCTGTATTTTGGATTGAGATAGTTGTAAGGCATTGAATGTTCTTTCTCCTGCccaaaaccttttgttttttttttccccccttttcttttctgtgttggACTATGTTGGTTTCTTACCTGTGTATGTTTTCCTGCACCCCTTCAGCCTGAACAACCCATGGCCAACAAGTGGCAGCTCGACAACTGGTTCAAGAAGGCCAAGCAATTCTCCCCGGCTTCTCCAGTGGACAACAATAATGTTCCAACCAAGTGcaagaaagaggggagagataATAGCTCAGGACGCGGCTATGGTAGccaggggggggggtcaaaagACTCAGTGGCACCCACCCCAAGTAGGGACCTACGGGCAGCACAAAAGGGTGCAGAGGGTGGCCGTGGTCGGCAAAAATCCCCCGCCCAGAGTGAGGGGGGCACAAATCCGCGAATCCGCGTGGgtaaaaaacagccaaaaaagtCTGAGAAGCCCCCAGTCGTGGAGGAACCTAAGGGAGGCCTGCGAGTGGAGAGTGAGCCAGCTCCAGAGATCCCTCCTCATCGGCCCAAAGCTGCTACTAAAGGTTCCCGCAAACCAAGTATCAAAAAAGAACCAAAATCCTCTCCGAGGCCTACCGCATCTGCTGTCACCGCCACTGTAGATAAACGCAAGGCCAAGGCACCCACCAAGACTTCGCAGAAGTCTCGTGAGTTTGTTGATACGGACTCCTCATCGTCCGACTCTGACGGAAATGACAGCAACCCGTCCTCATCACAGACGCCCAAGTACACAGAGAGTATCAGGAccccagtgtgtgttttttctccaatGGAAGAGAAAGAGCTGTTGTCTCCACTGAGTGACCCTGAGGAGCGCTACACTGCGAGGCTGCCTCAGCAGCAGGTTTTACTAGTGAAGATAGGTCAGTTGACACTGCTCATAAGGCGAAAAGTTTTATAACAGTATGCTGTAttctgtgcatttgttttacACTCTAGATGGATCTGCACACCCCTGAATCTTCTCTTTACTTTGGACCAAGTTAAACCATACCCTACCCCTCCCTTTCCTTCCCATTTCCTATAGATCTCAGTTTGCTGTCTAGGATCCCAGGGCGGCCGTACAAGGAGCCTGTAGAGATAAAAGTGGAGAGGGACGACTCTCTAGACAGGGACAGCAAAGACTTCAGCAAGCAGAGCTCTGAGAAGAGCTCTAGCAAGGCCAAGAGGAAACACAAGGTAGAGCAAATTTCAGCGAGTATACCTGGATGCAGCTTGCAGAACTGGGCGGGGTTCAACCTCAAACGTTTAATCCCACCCGCCGTGGTTTCATGATTGGTTCAACTGTCGGAATTGGGCTGGGTTAAACGTTGTTTCGATTGGATGGTTAGGTTTAGTGAGTTGGATTAAACATTGAACCCCGTACCGTTCTGCAGGCTGCAGCCAAAGTACTCCTCAATTTCAGTGCTTTTTCTCTCAAATACATTCCATATTGATTGTATTCCTCACTTTAAGGAGAGTAAAATATAAGAACATCTCACTCTCTGTTCCTTTCATTTAAACAtcgtagcattttttttttttttttttttttttaacgggaTGTGTTTTGCATAACCTAAAAACAGATTTCCATTAAAGCGAAAAACTGCTTTGAGCCAAccaatttagaaaaacaatgaGCGGTAGCAGTAGGTTGGACTGTACCTCCTAAGGGTTAAGGTGCCAGGCTGCAATTTTCTATATGTCTTCAGACTAGTTCCTACAGAGGCATTAACACACCAATAAATCCTAAGTATCCTTTTAATATGTCTTtgcttttaatttcctgtgaTCTATGTATCTTTAGAATGATGAAGAAGGCACCAAGCCAGAGAGCAAGCGATGCAAGCTAGAGGATAAGCCTGTATCTCATcataaaaacagcagtaaaGAGTGAgtattcttcctttttctcatgGTCATCATTTGCAGTAAACCCTCAGCACACCAGAACACTTGGCACACGTGATGTGACGGCACTACTTCATTTTACACAGGCAAAATGAGGTTTGCCagatatatttttctctcttcttacaaatcacaaaataaacCCGATAAACTCTAATGAGCATCATAAAATCAGAGCATAATTGCTCAGTGACGTGGCTTGTTTATTACATCACAGCCTCTTCAAGTTGCACCTGTTAACCTTTTATTCTAATTACATCTCTGCTGTGTTCTCAGTGTTGAATTACCCGGAATGTTAACATTTAATCTTTGAGTGTGATATTTTGTGATGTGTGGTAAAGTACTGCTACAGAGCGGGTCAATTTTAGTAATACAAAAACATGTGTATTACGATAATGATTCATTTCCCATCAGGTCTAAGAGATctttggaaaagaaagaggagccAGTCCCATCTCCTTCCATGTCAGGTCTGCAGCGAACGCCCAAGGCAGAGCATCCGAGTCGGAAGAGGACAGTAAGCCAGTCCTCCACCTCTTTGTCCAGTGGGACAGGGAGTGGAAAGGAGGGGAGCCACAGCAACAAGGGCAACTCCACCTCCAAacacagaaagggagaggagaagggacgCAGCACGCGGGATGGCAAGGTGGGTGCGGGTAACCTTACCGCCAGGCATTTGCTGTCCGTGCGAATACCCAGCAAATACTGTGGGTACTGCGAAGTGTGAGTCTTTCATAAGGTTGCCAACTGTGCACTTTGTTCCCCCTGGGGGAACTTGAATAACAAAGcaagcatgaaaaacaaaaaaaagttgttgctGTGGGAAGAAGGGGCGATTAGAGAACATAGCTTgatgggtatgtgtgtgtgtgtatacttcatgtgtatgtttgtgcagaACGTTAGGAACATTTAAATATGATTAAAGTCACCAATGAATCTGACACGTATTTGCACTGACTCCAACCAGCAGCTaatcagtgaaatattttggtCTATATGTTGTATATGCCCAGTATCCATAGTGCGCAGTGTTTCAAActcaccctttttttctttccccattttATCCTCAACTTCAAACACCAGGCCCCTTTTCCCCGTAACTTTATTCCCTCTCGCTTGCTGTGTCTGCAGGAGAAATCCTCAAAGGGCTGCGATAACCAGCTGGCTGTGCCTCCGCTCTCCACGGATGGCTCCAAGTCTCAGAGATCCAAGCTGGTGTTTGAGGACAGGTAAGAGGAGCTCTTTCCACTGTGGATAACCCCACAGTGGGATATGCAAAAAGTATTGCTGTGGGGATCTAGGGTTGCCTTTGATGCATAAAGCCGTAGGAGGTTGGGGAGGTCATGAATAGATTTGCCTGCATGCAGGAAAGGTGACGtaaatttctattttcaaaAGGTTCTCTGCTGTGAATCTCTGTCCTTTTCATGCTAGTAAAGAAACAGCATATAGTCTTGCttcttatttttgtgtcttctgTTTCAGGGTTTTATAATGGAAGAATTAATGTTTAAGGCGATGGCagaatgtttttatgtgtactTTTCAGGTTCTGTGCTTAGATCAAATTGATGCAGAAACTGAGCAGTGACAGTGTTAAATGACtgggcttttttaaatgtttcagagtGGTAATCAGGATTTGTTTGACCTGTTAACAACTTTGTTTCAGGGTCCATTCAGCTGATCACTACTTACAAGAGGCCAAGAAACTTAAACACAATGCAGATGCACTGGTAAGAGCGAGAGCCTAAAGACTATGTACATGCGTAACTGAGATGTTACAGTGTCAGTAGCCACATGCAAAGCAATGAGAGGAGAggggtgtttttaaaaaaaaaaaaaaaaaaaaacaccgacCAAAAGCTCTAGACTAAATGTGAACCTACACTCTTGTGAGATTTTCCATGGAGCTTAATGCTGCTTTTAACAAATTTCCTCTTATCTGTGAAATTTATGtgactgtacagtatttattgtaCTGACTGGGAAATTCACCTCATTTTccacagtgctttttttttttttttttcgctttttttttttcctgtgtgctCTCACTTTttgagtgggggaaaaaaaaagaaaaggaaaacataaatgCTTTTGCTACCTGGTCGCTGCAACATGTGGCTTTATTTAACTGTAGGTCAGGTATCAAGTTACTTACCTGGAAATTATGTGGTACCTGATTCTGCTCACTGTTATTTCCAGTCAAAATCATTGAAAAAccattttgctgcttttgtaaATACAAATCTAAGATCGCACATTGCAATGGCATAAAATGACTTCTACATTACTTCTACTCAGAATAAAACACTaacagtgattttattttcgCTATGTCCCT containing:
- the aff4 gene encoding AF4/FMR2 family member 4 isoform X3; the protein is MLGNYDEMKEPIGDTLPKLGGKPSNSSSSSEEKSGPPLFGGEQRGVSSGGSSQSSKWTPVGPAAGGSSSQSQKRSGLQGGHGSQRGNGGGSGSSSSQRHGGEVREKKSSKHSGGSEHSKSHTSSPAKGSLSSSSSNSHSRSSLSAEQHHSKERYRSKSPRDREANWDSPSRVHTSFTSGQHSSQAFPPSLMSKPGSMLQKPTAYVRPMDGQETAEPKSSQAESYSGQSHSSTMGEMKSNGKASLSKLKIPSQPVEGSGDANCVDEILKEMTQSWPPPLTAIHTPCKTEPSKFPFPTKDSHPFPSGHKRGSSSKSSSSHQSKACDDQPTMLEDDLKLSSSEDSDVEQDSAKNASRNTSASNNSEGAEQSRDDSSSHSGSESSSGSDSESESSTTDSEANEHPRPASPEPEQPMANKWQLDNWFKKAKQFSPASPVDNNNVPTKCKKEGRDNSSGRGYGSQGGGSKDSVAPTPSRDLRAAQKGAEGGRGRQKSPAQSEGGTNPRIRVGKKQPKKSEKPPVVEEPKGGLRVESEPAPEIPPHRPKAATKGSRKPSIKKEPKSSPRPTASAVTATVDKRKAKAPTKTSQKSREFVDTDSSSSDSDGNDSNPSSSQTPKYTESIRTPVCVFSPMEEKELLSPLSDPEERYTARLPQQQVLLVKIDLSLLSRIPGRPYKEPVEIKVERDDSLDRDSKDFSKQSSEKSSSKAKRKHKNDEEGTKPESKRCKLEDKPVSHHKNSSKESKRSLEKKEEPVPSPSMSGLQRTPKAEHPSRKRTVSQSSTSLSSGTGSGKEGSHSNKGNSTSKHRKGEEKGRSTRDGKEKSSKGCDNQLAVPPLSTDGSKSQRSKLVFEDRVHSADHYLQEAKKLKHNADALLDRFEKAVYYLDAVVSFIECGNALEKSAQEAKSPFPMYAETVELIKYTMKLKSYMAPDATSADKRLAVLCLRCQSLLYLRLFKLRKDSALKYSKTLTEHLKNSLSNTQAPSPGMGNKAAGMPSPVSPKLSPGTAGGYSTVSSSSSASSSVTIPQRIHQMAASYVQVTSNFLYATEVWDQAEQLSKEQKDFFLELDKVMGPLIFNTSSMTELVRYTRQGLHWLRLDAKLIP
- the aff4 gene encoding AF4/FMR2 family member 4 isoform X1; its protein translation is MASQSGNMNREDRNVLRMKERERRNQEIQQGGGEAFPANSPLFPEPYKVSSKEDKLSSRIQSMLGNYDEMKEPIGDTLPKLGGKPSNSSSSSEEKSGPPLFGGEQRGVSSGGSSQSSKWTPVGPAAGGSSSQSQKRSGLQGGHGSQRGNGGGSGSSSSQRHGGEVREKKSSKHSGGSEHSKSHTSSPAKGSLSSSSSNSHSRSSLSAEQHHSKERYRSKSPRDREANWDSPSRVHTSFTSGQHSSQAFPPSLMSKPGSMLQKPTAYVRPMDGQETAEPKSSQAESYSGQSHSSTMGEMKSNGKASLSKLKIPSQPVEGSGDANCVDEILKEMTQSWPPPLTAIHTPCKTEPSKFPFPTKDSHPFPSGHKRGSSSKSSSSHQSKACDDQPTMLEDDLKLSSSEDSDVEQDSAKNASRNTSASNNSEGAEQSRDDSSSHSGSESSSGSDSESESSTTDSEANEHPRPASPEPEQPMANKWQLDNWFKKAKQFSPASPVDNNNVPTKCKKEGRDNSSGRGYGSQGGGSKDSVAPTPSRDLRAAQKGAEGGRGRQKSPAQSEGGTNPRIRVGKKQPKKSEKPPVVEEPKGGLRVESEPAPEIPPHRPKAATKGSRKPSIKKEPKSSPRPTASAVTATVDKRKAKAPTKTSQKSREFVDTDSSSSDSDGNDSNPSSSQTPKYTESIRTPVCVFSPMEEKELLSPLSDPEERYTARLPQQQVLLVKIDLSLLSRIPGRPYKEPVEIKVERDDSLDRDSKDFSKQSSEKSSSKAKRKHKNDEEGTKPESKRCKLEDKPVSHHKNSSKESKRSLEKKEEPVPSPSMSGLQRTPKAEHPSRKRTVSQSSTSLSSGTGSGKEGSHSNKGNSTSKHRKGEEKGRSTRDGKEKSSKGCDNQLAVPPLSTDGSKSQRSKLVFEDRVHSADHYLQEAKKLKHNADALLDRFEKAVYYLDAVVSFIECGNALEKSAQEAKSPFPMYAETVELIKYTMKLKSYMAPDATSADKRLAVLCLRCQSLLYLRLFKLRKDSALKYSKTLTEHLKNSLSNTQAPSPGMGNKAAGMPSPVSPKLSPGTAGGYSTVSSSSSASSSVTIPQRIHQMAASYVQVTSNFLYATEVWDQAEQLSKEQKDFFLELDKVMGPLIFNTSSMTELVRYTRQGLHWLRLDAKLIP
- the aff4 gene encoding AF4/FMR2 family member 4 isoform X2 — protein: MNREDRNVLRMKERERRNQEIQQGGGEAFPANSPLFPEPYKVSSKEDKLSSRIQSMLGNYDEMKEPIGDTLPKLGGKPSNSSSSSEEKSGPPLFGGEQRGVSSGGSSQSSKWTPVGPAAGGSSSQSQKRSGLQGGHGSQRGNGGGSGSSSSQRHGGEVREKKSSKHSGGSEHSKSHTSSPAKGSLSSSSSNSHSRSSLSAEQHHSKERYRSKSPRDREANWDSPSRVHTSFTSGQHSSQAFPPSLMSKPGSMLQKPTAYVRPMDGQETAEPKSSQAESYSGQSHSSTMGEMKSNGKASLSKLKIPSQPVEGSGDANCVDEILKEMTQSWPPPLTAIHTPCKTEPSKFPFPTKDSHPFPSGHKRGSSSKSSSSHQSKACDDQPTMLEDDLKLSSSEDSDVEQDSAKNASRNTSASNNSEGAEQSRDDSSSHSGSESSSGSDSESESSTTDSEANEHPRPASPEPEQPMANKWQLDNWFKKAKQFSPASPVDNNNVPTKCKKEGRDNSSGRGYGSQGGGSKDSVAPTPSRDLRAAQKGAEGGRGRQKSPAQSEGGTNPRIRVGKKQPKKSEKPPVVEEPKGGLRVESEPAPEIPPHRPKAATKGSRKPSIKKEPKSSPRPTASAVTATVDKRKAKAPTKTSQKSREFVDTDSSSSDSDGNDSNPSSSQTPKYTESIRTPVCVFSPMEEKELLSPLSDPEERYTARLPQQQVLLVKIDLSLLSRIPGRPYKEPVEIKVERDDSLDRDSKDFSKQSSEKSSSKAKRKHKNDEEGTKPESKRCKLEDKPVSHHKNSSKESKRSLEKKEEPVPSPSMSGLQRTPKAEHPSRKRTVSQSSTSLSSGTGSGKEGSHSNKGNSTSKHRKGEEKGRSTRDGKEKSSKGCDNQLAVPPLSTDGSKSQRSKLVFEDRVHSADHYLQEAKKLKHNADALLDRFEKAVYYLDAVVSFIECGNALEKSAQEAKSPFPMYAETVELIKYTMKLKSYMAPDATSADKRLAVLCLRCQSLLYLRLFKLRKDSALKYSKTLTEHLKNSLSNTQAPSPGMGNKAAGMPSPVSPKLSPGTAGGYSTVSSSSSASSSVTIPQRIHQMAASYVQVTSNFLYATEVWDQAEQLSKEQKDFFLELDKVMGPLIFNTSSMTELVRYTRQGLHWLRLDAKLIP